Below is a genomic region from Persicimonas caeni.
GTACACATCGTCGCCTGCGCCCGCTCCTCGGCGCTCAAGTGCCGCGACGCCGAACTCGCCAGGGCGAGCTCCGGATGCGCGGTGACGTCACCGACGACGAGCAGCGAGCCGAACGGGTCGTCGCCACGCTCTACGGCCTCGGAAGCGACTTCGATGCAACGGCGAAGGTGGTCTTGATCGGTCAATGTGATGGGCATGGCGTGCATCCTGATTGGAGTACTTCGAGTATTGCTCCGAGTCAGTGCTTTCTGCGCTGGGTGCCAAAGCTTATACTCTTCAATGTCCGCACAGAAACGCCTCTACTAACACCGCAACCCATGAAGTCAGGAATCATCCTCATTGCC
It encodes:
- a CDS encoding tRNA-specific adenosine deaminase → MPITLTDQDHLRRCIEVASEAVERGDDPFGSLLVVGDVTAHPELALASSASRHLSAEERAQATMCTSGVHCAMSAPKHVASAVIFPFLCGV